A part of Peromyscus maniculatus bairdii isolate BWxNUB_F1_BW_parent chromosome 10, HU_Pman_BW_mat_3.1, whole genome shotgun sequence genomic DNA contains:
- the Pes1 gene encoding pescadillo homolog isoform X2 — MCFLFSTFPRTGKCHVQTIQLCRRLTVEFLHYVIAARALRKVFLSIKGIYYQAEVLGQPIVWIAPYAFSHDHPTDVDYRVMATFTEFYTTLLGFVNFRLYQSLNLHYPPKLEGQAQAETKISEDTYALDSESSMEKLAALSASLARVMVPTIEEAEADEFPADGEVSEQEEGRRKELEAQERHKRLFEGLKFFLNREVPREALSFIIRSFGGDVSWDKSLCIGATYDITDSCITHQIVDRPGQQTPVIGRYYIQPQWVFDCVNARLLLPVAEYFPGVQLPPHLSPFVSEKEGDYIPPEKLKLLALQRGEDPGDLKEEEEDEEEEEEDNDDNEGDGDVAEDKEEEEDVEADSEKEEEAHLSALEQQRLEGKKPQVVAGTVKLEDKQRLAQEEESEAKRLAIMMMKKREKYLYQKIMFGKRRKIREANKLAEKRKAHDDAVRSEKKAKRTRPV, encoded by the exons ATGtgcttcctcttctccaccttccCACGGACCGGCAAGTGCCATGTGCAGACCATCCAGCTGTGTCGCCGGCTTACTGTGGAGTTCCTGCACTACGTCATTGCTGCCCGAGCCCTGCGCAAG GTCTTCCTGTCCATCAAAGGCATTTACTATCAGGCTGAGGTGCTGGGGCAGCCCATCGTATGGATTGCACCCTATGCTTTCTCCCATGAT CATCCAACAGATGTGGACTACAGGGTCATGGCCACCTTCACCGAGTTCTATACCACTCTCCTGGGCTTTGTCAACTTCCGCCTCTACCAGTCTCTCAACCTCCACTACCCACCCAAG ctcGAAGGTCAAGCCCAGGCAGAAACAAAGATCAGTGAGGACACATATGCCCTGGACTCTGAGAGCTCTATGGAG AAACTAGCAGCTCTCAGTGCCAGCCTGGCCCGAGTGATGGTGCCCACTATAGAGGAGGCTGAGGCCGATGAGTTTCCTGCTGATGGG GAGGTgtcagagcaggaggaagggcGCAGGAAAGAGCTGGAGGCACAGGAGAGACACAAGCGACTCTTCGAGGGCCTGAAGTTCTTCCTGAACCGAGAGGTGCCCCGTGAAGCACTGTCCTTCATCATCAG GAGTTTTGGTGGGGATGTATCCTGGGACAAGTCTTTGTGCATTGGAGCCACCTATGACATCACAGACTCGTGCATCACCCACCAGATTGTTGACCGGCCTGGGCAGCAGACCCCCGTCATTGGCAG GTACTACATCCAGCCCCAGTGGGTGTTTGACTGTGTGAATGCCCGCCTCCTCCTCCCCGTGGCGGAGTACTTCCCTGGGGTGCAGCTGCCCCCACACCTTTCACCCTTCGTGTCCGAGAAGGAAGGGGATTACATTCCCCCCGAGAAGCTGAAGCTGCTGGCTCTGCAGCGGGGAGAAGACCCGG GAGAcctgaaagaggaagaggaggacgaggaggaggaggaggaggacaatgaTGACAATGAAGGTGATGGTGATGTTgcggaggacaaggaggaggaggaggatgtggaAGCTgattcagagaaggaggaggaggcgcACCTGTCGGCCTTGGAGCAGCAAAGGCTGGAAGGGAAG AAGCCCCAGGTGGTGGCCGGCACTGTGAAACTGGAGGACAAGCAGCGGCTGGCCCAGGAGGAAGAAAGCGAGGCCAAGCGCCTGGCCATCATGATGATGAAAAAGCGAGAGAAGTACCTCTACCAAAAGATCATGTTTGGCAAGCGGCGCAAAATCCGAGAG GCTAACAAGCtggcagagaaaaggaaagcccATGATGACGCTGTGAGGTCTGAGAAAAAGGCCAAGAGGACAAGGCCTGTGTGA